Proteins encoded together in one Rhizobacter sp. J219 window:
- a CDS encoding response regulator: MGILEEDDGRLWISTPNGLSRFDPRAETFTNYHASDGLLTDRFANPAVAVRGANGEMFFGSQKGMVAFFPSQFNGRERALPVYLTDLRLFGEPVVPGSESLAQPIWSTTSLALEPDSIVSFEFAALNYVDPVRTRYRYRLDGLEAKWNETDSTRRSATYTTLPPGDYTFRVQARGPRGDWNESSPALRLNVPPPWYARWPFILLAGAGLLATLWLVYRWRVHHLHRRFDEHERAARALAEDLERRVLERTEELARAQHAAEASTRAKSEFLANMSHEIRTPMNAILGMSYLALQTGLDACQRNYIDKVHRAAESLLGIINDILDFSKIEAGRLEIEDIPFTLGDVLDQLATLVGMRAEEKGLELLFELPPGLPTALVGDPSRLGQVLLNLSNNAVKFTDRGEVTVAVTEGSRDGERVTLRFEVRDTGIGLSPEARSRLFQPFTQADASTSRRYGGTGLGLAICRHLVERMGGEIGVDSEPGRGSCFHFSVPFGLQPHAPPAPQDADLQGMRVLVVDDHPAARELLRTLATAFGLQAETAADGAAALQAVAQADAQDRPFKLLLLDWHMPGLDGIGCLERLESAADRHGPPTVLMVTAFSRGEAERQLAARGVHVAGLLSKPVTPSGLLDACATALGRPRAGPSRSEQRQELLQARQAGLTGARVLLVEDNPINQELARDLLNRAGIVVNIAGDGREALEILESDRFDAVLMDCQMPVMDGYEATRALRRRPELKDLPVIAMTANVMAGDRHKVLEAGMNDHVAKPIRVDDLFATLARWVHPAAPSPASQEAEAPAVDVRAGLAAVMGDEALYRRLLGMFRDRELNFVARFRDACDRGDWDAATRFAHDLKSVAGSLGMPALQRAASVLEESCRLRRDVTTLEPLLQAVQRQLEPALAGLREMGVP, encoded by the coding sequence ATCGGCATCCTGGAAGAAGACGACGGGCGTCTGTGGATCAGCACGCCGAACGGTCTGTCGCGCTTCGATCCGCGCGCCGAGACCTTCACGAACTACCACGCGTCGGATGGCCTGTTGACCGACCGCTTCGCCAACCCTGCGGTTGCGGTCCGAGGTGCGAACGGCGAGATGTTCTTCGGCTCGCAGAAGGGCATGGTGGCGTTCTTTCCCTCGCAGTTCAACGGGCGCGAGCGCGCGCTGCCGGTGTACCTGACCGACCTGCGCCTGTTCGGTGAGCCTGTCGTGCCGGGCAGCGAGTCACTCGCGCAGCCCATCTGGTCCACCACGTCGCTGGCGCTGGAGCCGGACAGCATCGTCTCGTTCGAATTTGCCGCGCTGAACTATGTGGACCCGGTGCGCACGCGCTACCGGTACCGCCTGGATGGGCTCGAAGCGAAATGGAACGAGACCGACAGCACCCGGCGCAGCGCGACGTACACGACGCTGCCGCCGGGTGACTACACCTTCAGGGTCCAGGCGCGCGGCCCCCGCGGCGACTGGAACGAAAGCTCGCCTGCGCTGCGCCTGAACGTTCCGCCGCCGTGGTACGCGAGGTGGCCGTTCATCCTCCTGGCCGGCGCGGGGCTGCTCGCGACGCTCTGGCTCGTGTACCGCTGGCGTGTGCACCACCTGCACCGCCGGTTCGACGAGCATGAACGCGCCGCGCGCGCGCTGGCCGAAGACCTGGAGCGGCGCGTGCTCGAACGCACCGAAGAGCTCGCCCGCGCCCAGCATGCCGCAGAAGCCTCCACGCGGGCCAAGAGCGAGTTCCTCGCCAACATGAGCCACGAGATCCGCACGCCGATGAACGCCATCCTCGGCATGTCGTACCTGGCGCTGCAAACCGGGCTGGATGCGTGCCAGCGCAACTACATCGACAAGGTGCACCGCGCAGCCGAGTCGCTGCTCGGGATCATCAACGACATCCTCGACTTCTCGAAGATCGAAGCCGGCCGGCTGGAGATCGAGGACATCCCCTTCACCCTGGGCGACGTGCTGGACCAGCTCGCCACGCTGGTGGGCATGCGGGCCGAGGAAAAGGGGCTGGAGCTGCTGTTCGAGTTGCCGCCCGGGCTGCCGACCGCCCTCGTGGGCGACCCGTCGCGGCTCGGCCAGGTGCTGCTGAACCTGAGCAACAACGCCGTCAAGTTCACGGACCGCGGCGAGGTCACGGTGGCGGTGACCGAGGGCTCGCGCGATGGCGAGCGCGTGACGCTGCGCTTCGAGGTGCGCGACACCGGCATCGGCCTCTCGCCCGAGGCCCGCTCGCGCCTGTTCCAGCCCTTCACGCAGGCCGATGCCTCGACCAGCCGGCGCTATGGCGGCACCGGGCTGGGCTTGGCGATCTGCCGCCACCTTGTCGAGCGCATGGGCGGCGAGATCGGCGTCGACAGCGAGCCCGGCCGCGGGAGCTGCTTCCATTTCAGCGTGCCCTTCGGCCTGCAACCCCACGCCCCTCCGGCGCCGCAGGACGCCGACCTGCAGGGCATGCGCGTGCTCGTCGTCGACGACCACCCGGCGGCGCGCGAGCTCCTGCGCACGCTGGCGACGGCCTTCGGCCTGCAGGCCGAGACGGCCGCGGATGGCGCCGCGGCGCTGCAGGCGGTGGCACAGGCCGACGCGCAGGACCGGCCGTTCAAGCTGCTGCTGCTGGACTGGCACATGCCCGGCCTCGACGGCATCGGCTGCCTCGAGCGGCTGGAGAGCGCCGCCGACCGGCATGGCCCTCCGACGGTGCTGATGGTCACCGCCTTCAGCCGCGGCGAGGCCGAACGCCAGCTCGCCGCCCGCGGTGTGCACGTGGCCGGACTGCTGTCGAAGCCGGTCACGCCCTCGGGCCTGCTGGATGCCTGCGCCACCGCGCTCGGCCGTCCGCGTGCCGGGCCCAGCCGCAGCGAGCAGCGCCAGGAGCTGCTGCAGGCGCGCCAGGCCGGACTCACCGGCGCCCGCGTGCTGCTGGTCGAAGACAACCCCATCAACCAGGAGCTGGCGCGCGACCTGCTCAACCGCGCGGGCATCGTCGTCAACATCGCCGGAGACGGCCGCGAGGCGCTGGAGATCCTGGAAAGCGACCGCTTCGATGCCGTGCTGATGGACTGCCAGATGCCGGTGATGGATGGCTATGAGGCGACGCGAGCGCTGCGTCGTCGCCCTGAATTGAAAGACCTGCCGGTGATCGCGATGACCGCCAACGTCATGGCCGGCGACCGCCACAAGGTGCTCGAAGCGGGCATGAACGACCACGTGGCCAAGCCGATCCGCGTTGATGACCTGTTCGCCACGCTGGCGCGGTGGGTCCACCCCGCAGCGCCGAGCCCCGCGTCGCAGGAGGCGGAGGCGCCCGCGGTGGATGTGCGCGCCGGCCTCGCCGCCGTCATGGGCGACGAGGCGCTGTACCGGCGACTGCTGGGGATGTTCCGCGACCGCGAGCTCAATTTCGTCGCGCGCTTCCGTGACGCCTGCGATCGAGGCGACTGGGATGCCGCGACCCGGTTCGCCCATGACCTCAAGAGCGTCGCCGGCAGCCTCGGCATGCCGGCCCTGCAGCGCGCCGCCTCCGTGCTGGAAGAGTCGTGTCGCCTGCGCCGTGACGTGACGACCCTTGAACCGTTGCTGCAGGCCGTGCAGCGCCAGCTGGAGCCCGCGCTGGCCGGCTTGCGTGAGATGGGCGTGCCGTGA
- the ftrA gene encoding transcriptional regulator FtrA, translating to MPKTPQHLVAILAYDQLCTFEFGCAVELFALQRPELGVEWYRHAVCAIEPGPLRAMGGLTVEAPHGLATLRRADTIVVPGWRDADETPPPALLKALRSAHARGARVTSICSGVFVLAHAGLLGGKRVTTHWRYADKLAQRFPDVQVDASALYIDEGQVITSAGSAAGLDMLLHLVRRDHGAKVANLVAQRLVMPPHREGGQAQFVPRPMPRDEESPIARLIDLMRANPRAGHTLPTLAAHAGLSVRTLQRQFKDATGQTPLEWLVRERISVAKELLESHAGLDMEQVAELAGFGSPESLRRHFRLQGLPAPTTFRRQFAVAS from the coding sequence ATGCCGAAAACCCCGCAGCACCTCGTCGCGATCCTTGCCTACGACCAGCTCTGCACCTTCGAGTTCGGCTGCGCGGTCGAGCTCTTCGCGCTGCAGCGGCCGGAGCTCGGCGTCGAGTGGTACCGGCATGCGGTGTGCGCCATCGAGCCCGGCCCGCTGCGCGCGATGGGCGGGCTGACGGTCGAAGCACCGCACGGCCTCGCCACCTTGCGGCGGGCCGACACCATCGTCGTGCCCGGCTGGCGCGATGCCGACGAAACCCCACCGCCAGCGCTGCTGAAGGCGCTGCGCTCGGCCCATGCACGCGGGGCACGCGTGACCTCGATCTGCTCGGGCGTCTTCGTGCTGGCGCACGCAGGCCTGCTCGGCGGCAAACGGGTCACCACCCATTGGCGCTATGCCGACAAGCTCGCACAACGTTTCCCCGACGTGCAGGTCGACGCCAGCGCGCTCTACATCGACGAGGGCCAGGTCATCACCTCGGCCGGCTCGGCTGCCGGCCTCGACATGCTCTTGCACCTGGTGCGCCGCGACCACGGCGCCAAGGTCGCCAACCTGGTGGCGCAGCGGCTCGTGATGCCGCCGCACCGCGAAGGCGGGCAGGCGCAGTTCGTGCCGCGCCCGATGCCGCGCGACGAAGAAAGCCCGATCGCCCGCCTGATCGACCTGATGCGCGCCAACCCGCGCGCCGGGCACACGCTGCCCACGCTCGCCGCCCATGCCGGCCTGAGCGTGCGCACCCTGCAGCGCCAGTTCAAGGACGCGACCGGCCAGACGCCGCTCGAATGGCTGGTGCGCGAACGCATCTCGGTCGCCAAGGAGCTGCTGGAGTCGCACGCCGGGCTCGACATGGAGCAGGTGGCCGAACTGGCCGGCTTCGGCTCGCCCGAGTCGCTGCGCCGGCATTTCCGGCTGCAGGGTTTGCCGGCACCGACGACGTTCCGGCGGCAGTTCGCGGTGGCGTCCTGA
- a CDS encoding rhodanese-like domain-containing protein translates to MPSTVSQVAPAAAHRAVEHFQSALEFETDCWDVHHAMSTGQQDFVLLDVRSPDLYARGHVPGALNLPHGKIVESKMAEWPMDTLFVTYCAGPHCNGGHKGALRLAKLGRKVKLMIGGATGWLDEGFQLKEGPAP, encoded by the coding sequence ATGCCATCCACCGTCAGCCAGGTCGCCCCCGCCGCCGCGCACCGTGCCGTCGAGCATTTCCAGTCGGCGCTCGAATTCGAGACCGACTGCTGGGACGTGCACCACGCCATGAGCACCGGCCAGCAGGACTTCGTGCTGCTCGACGTGCGCAGCCCCGATCTCTACGCCAGGGGCCACGTGCCCGGTGCGCTGAACCTGCCGCACGGCAAGATCGTCGAGTCGAAGATGGCCGAGTGGCCGATGGACACGCTCTTCGTCACCTACTGCGCCGGCCCGCACTGCAACGGCGGCCACAAGGGTGCGCTGCGCCTGGCCAAGCTCGGCCGCAAGGTCAAGCTGATGATCGGCGGGGCGACCGGCTGGCTCGACGAAGGGTTCCAGCTCAAGGAAGGCCCGGCGCCGTGA
- a CDS encoding GNAT family N-acetyltransferase, with the protein MRVRRATARDVVPLLASMHALAVFEGYAADFRVTADDLLVRGLAGKGAKQFTALVAEDVHGALCGHAVLVVTPFTYDLRPTVVLKELYVDVRRRRQGVAEKLLDGVRAEAVAIGAGRIRWLVLPGNGAAQRLYQRWGGAPDTAWESWEMRLP; encoded by the coding sequence GTGAGGGTGCGCCGCGCCACGGCGCGCGACGTGGTGCCGCTGCTCGCCTCGATGCACGCGCTGGCGGTGTTCGAAGGTTATGCCGCGGACTTCCGTGTCACCGCCGACGACCTGCTGGTGCGCGGCCTCGCGGGCAAGGGCGCGAAGCAGTTCACCGCCCTGGTGGCTGAAGACGTGCACGGCGCGCTGTGCGGCCACGCGGTGCTGGTCGTCACGCCCTTCACCTACGACCTGCGGCCAACCGTCGTGCTGAAGGAGCTGTACGTCGATGTGCGCCGCCGTCGCCAAGGGGTGGCCGAGAAGCTGCTGGATGGCGTTCGCGCCGAGGCGGTGGCGATCGGCGCCGGCCGCATCCGCTGGCTGGTGCTGCCGGGCAACGGGGCGGCGCAGCGGCTCTACCAGCGTTGGGGCGGCGCGCCCGACACGGCGTGGGAATCGTGGGAGATGCGCCTGCCGTGA
- a CDS encoding DUF167 domain-containing protein: protein MKTLQVKVKPNARASSLALQADGTWLAQLKSPPVDGKANEELIALVARHFGCRKAQVTIKSGASARLKWLQVTEG from the coding sequence ATGAAGACATTGCAGGTGAAGGTCAAGCCGAACGCCCGCGCGAGCAGCCTCGCGCTGCAGGCGGACGGCACCTGGCTCGCGCAGCTCAAGTCGCCGCCGGTCGACGGCAAGGCGAATGAGGAGCTGATCGCCCTGGTGGCGCGCCACTTCGGCTGCCGCAAGGCGCAGGTGACGATCAAGAGCGGCGCGTCCGCGCGGCTCAAGTGGCTGCAGGTGACAGAAGGCTGA
- a CDS encoding LysE family translocator, with amino-acid sequence MTMLFVSAFLLGLIFNATPGAVFAETVKQGVHGGFRPALAVQIGSLVGDALWAVLGLVGIGLLLQLDALRLPIGIAGVAYLLWLARDAWRAAGREFSLELGGEAQRQRALKSGVMLSVTNPQNVAYWAALGSAMGAVGVAAPTSADYGVFFAGFMASSILWCFVCAAIVDRVFKRAGLRWARVTYKLCALAFLALALGSVRDLAQEALRKPVREKPVVVTRP; translated from the coding sequence ATGACCATGCTCTTCGTCTCGGCCTTCCTGCTCGGCCTCATCTTCAACGCCACCCCGGGCGCCGTCTTCGCCGAGACGGTGAAGCAAGGTGTGCACGGCGGCTTCCGGCCGGCCTTGGCGGTGCAGATCGGCTCGCTGGTGGGCGACGCGCTGTGGGCGGTGCTGGGGCTGGTGGGCATCGGCCTGCTGCTGCAGCTCGACGCGCTGCGCCTGCCCATCGGCATCGCGGGCGTGGCCTACCTGCTCTGGCTCGCACGCGATGCGTGGCGCGCGGCCGGCCGCGAGTTCAGCCTCGAGCTGGGGGGCGAGGCGCAGCGCCAGCGGGCCCTCAAGTCCGGCGTGATGCTGTCGGTGACCAACCCGCAGAACGTCGCCTACTGGGCCGCGCTCGGCAGTGCGATGGGCGCGGTGGGCGTGGCCGCACCGACGAGCGCCGACTATGGCGTGTTCTTCGCCGGCTTCATGGCGTCTTCGATCCTGTGGTGCTTCGTCTGCGCCGCGATCGTCGACCGTGTCTTCAAGCGGGCAGGTCTGCGCTGGGCACGCGTCACCTACAAACTCTGCGCGCTGGCGTTCCTCGCGCTTGCGCTCGGCTCGGTGCGCGACCTGGCGCAGGAGGCACTGCGCAAGCCGGTGCGCGAGAAGCCGGTGGTGGTGACCCGGCCGTAG
- a CDS encoding SulP family inorganic anion transporter, whose amino-acid sequence MPTPTPSYRRDSLRDDLLAAAIVAVLLIPQSLAYALLAGLPPQVGLYASVLPLVAYALVGASSVNAVGPAAVLALMTLQAIAPLAGQVDPAAAALVLACEVGLLLALAAALKLDALAALLSAPVLQGFSVGAAISIALSQLPALLGSPAQGVHLRALLKSWWEAAQTGPVLHLATAAFGLGALVLLLVARRHLQPLAARWLRHDLAQLVGRAAPLAVIALAIALAWALASPSHGVAVVGALPTLQLPLGLPLLDADLWLALLPSATLLALVTFVSSFAVAERLGLQRGEHVDGRRELAGLAAANLVAGVSGGMPVGGSFSRSALNADAGARTRWAGAWTALLLALAALLLAAPLAWLPRAVLAATIVVPVLAAAEWKAFGQAWRYSRREALLMGLVAAITVLHTAQWALGVGVVISIALLLQHAARPHAALIGRVPGTEHYRNVERYATELTPGVLSLRVDESLLFLNARQLPALVARHLDAHPDTRRVVLQMTPVNRIDLSGLEALATLQTVLRERGIRLDLSEVKGPVLDGLRAAQWSRWFAGRLYLSHHQAVRDEQGMAP is encoded by the coding sequence ATGCCCACACCCACGCCTTCCTACCGACGCGACAGCCTGCGCGACGACCTGCTCGCCGCGGCCATCGTCGCGGTGCTGCTGATCCCGCAAAGCCTCGCGTATGCGCTGCTCGCCGGGCTGCCGCCGCAGGTGGGGCTGTACGCGAGCGTGTTGCCGCTGGTCGCCTATGCGCTGGTCGGTGCCAGCAGCGTCAACGCCGTCGGCCCGGCCGCGGTGCTCGCACTGATGACGCTGCAGGCCATCGCTCCGCTCGCGGGTCAGGTCGACCCGGCCGCGGCGGCGCTGGTGCTCGCCTGCGAGGTGGGGCTGCTGCTGGCGCTTGCCGCCGCGCTCAAGCTCGACGCACTCGCCGCCCTCTTGAGCGCGCCGGTCCTGCAGGGCTTCTCGGTCGGCGCGGCGATCTCGATCGCGCTGTCGCAGCTGCCGGCGCTGCTGGGCAGCCCGGCGCAGGGCGTTCACCTGCGCGCCTTGCTCAAGAGCTGGTGGGAGGCCGCACAAACCGGCCCGGTGCTGCACCTGGCCACCGCGGCCTTCGGGCTGGGTGCGCTGGTGCTGTTGCTGGTGGCGCGCCGGCACCTGCAGCCGCTTGCAGCACGTTGGCTCCGCCATGACCTCGCACAGCTCGTGGGCCGCGCCGCGCCGCTCGCCGTCATCGCCCTCGCGATCGCCCTGGCCTGGGCACTGGCCTCGCCGTCGCACGGTGTCGCCGTGGTGGGCGCCTTGCCGACGCTGCAGCTTCCACTCGGCCTGCCTCTGCTCGACGCCGATCTCTGGCTCGCACTGCTGCCCTCGGCTACGCTGCTCGCGCTCGTCACCTTCGTCAGCAGTTTCGCGGTCGCCGAGCGCCTGGGGCTGCAGCGTGGCGAGCACGTCGACGGCCGGCGCGAGCTGGCGGGCCTGGCGGCGGCCAACCTGGTGGCGGGGGTGTCGGGTGGCATGCCGGTGGGCGGCAGCTTTTCGCGCAGCGCCCTCAACGCCGACGCCGGCGCCCGCACCCGCTGGGCCGGTGCGTGGACAGCACTCCTGCTCGCGCTCGCCGCGCTGCTGCTGGCCGCGCCACTCGCCTGGCTGCCACGCGCCGTGCTGGCCGCCACCATCGTGGTGCCGGTGCTCGCCGCCGCCGAGTGGAAGGCTTTCGGCCAGGCCTGGCGCTACTCGCGCCGCGAGGCGCTGCTGATGGGGTTGGTGGCGGCCATCACCGTGCTGCACACCGCGCAGTGGGCGCTCGGCGTGGGGGTGGTGATCTCGATCGCGTTGCTGCTGCAGCACGCCGCGCGTCCGCATGCGGCGCTGATCGGCCGCGTGCCGGGCACCGAGCACTACCGCAACGTGGAGCGCTACGCGACCGAGCTGACCCCCGGCGTGCTCAGCCTGCGAGTCGACGAGAGCCTGCTCTTCCTCAACGCCCGCCAGTTGCCCGCACTCGTGGCGCGCCACCTCGATGCCCACCCCGACACCCGCCGTGTGGTGCTGCAGATGACCCCCGTCAACCGCATCGACCTGAGCGGCCTCGAAGCGCTCGCCACGCTGCAGACGGTGCTGCGCGAGCGCGGCATCCGGCTCGACCTGTCGGAAGTGAAGGGCCCGGTGCTCGACGGCCTGCGCGCGGCGCAGTGGTCACGCTGGTTTGCGGGCCGCCTCTACCTCAGCCACCACCAGGCGGTGCGTGACGAGCAGGGCATGGCGCCCTGA